Proteins co-encoded in one Bacillus sp. 2205SS5-2 genomic window:
- a CDS encoding stage V sporulation protein AA, with protein sequence MEEVIYIRLRHKIQVRAHSKVTIGQISQVVAPEPLRKKIQQLQIHEVTMEDKNIIILDIMKVLSAVTQSISDVDIQTIGPSQVIVEVVYEKKKMSKPFFVLVWLLLFIGAALAIMNFHEDVSMRSVHKSLYKTLTGIEEEKPLLFQIPYSIGLGLGMILFFNHVFRKRINEEPSPLEVEMFNYQQDLDQYVIMHENKECMKHIDDH encoded by the coding sequence ATGGAAGAAGTAATCTACATCCGTTTGCGTCACAAAATTCAAGTCCGAGCACACAGTAAAGTGACAATCGGGCAAATCTCTCAAGTTGTCGCTCCGGAACCATTAAGAAAAAAGATACAACAATTACAAATTCATGAGGTAACGATGGAGGACAAAAACATTATCATTCTTGACATTATGAAAGTCCTTTCAGCGGTCACTCAGTCCATTTCTGATGTTGATATTCAGACGATAGGCCCATCCCAAGTGATTGTAGAGGTAGTGTATGAAAAGAAAAAAATGTCTAAACCATTTTTTGTTCTTGTATGGCTTTTGTTGTTCATTGGAGCGGCTTTAGCTATCATGAACTTTCATGAAGATGTCAGCATGAGATCGGTTCATAAAAGTTTGTATAAAACGCTGACCGGAATTGAAGAAGAAAAGCCGCTATTATTTCAAATTCCATACTCCATTGGTTTAGGGTTAGGGATGATTTTATTTTTTAATCATGTATTTCGTAAAAGAATTAACGAGGAGCCTAGTCCACTAGAAGTAGAAATGTTTAATTATCAGCAAGACTTAGATCAATATGTCATTATGCATGAAAATAAAGAATGTATGAAGCATATCGATGACCATTAG
- the sigF gene encoding RNA polymerase sporulation sigma factor SigF produces the protein MDVEVKSTKQPYLKDEEVKKLIKQSQDGDQDARDLIVQKNMRLVWSVVQRFLNRGYEPDDLFQIGSIGLLKSVDKFDLTYDVKFSTYAVPMIIGEIQRFIRDDGTVKVSRSLKETGNKIRRAKEELSKTFNRVPTINEIAQHLDLSPEEVVMAQEASRAPSSIHETVYENDGDPITLLDQIADQNETKWFDKIALKEAIRELDERERLIVFLRYYKDQTQSEVADRLGISQVQVSRLEKKILQTMKESMDLT, from the coding sequence ATGGATGTGGAGGTTAAATCTACTAAGCAGCCGTACTTAAAGGACGAGGAAGTAAAGAAATTGATTAAGCAGAGCCAAGATGGTGATCAAGATGCACGTGATTTGATTGTCCAAAAGAATATGCGTCTAGTCTGGTCCGTCGTTCAGCGCTTCTTAAATCGTGGATATGAACCGGATGATTTGTTTCAAATTGGGTCCATAGGTTTATTAAAATCCGTGGATAAATTTGATTTAACCTATGACGTGAAATTTTCTACCTATGCAGTACCAATGATCATCGGAGAAATTCAAAGATTTATCCGAGATGATGGAACAGTCAAGGTTAGTCGATCATTAAAAGAGACTGGTAATAAAATTCGCCGTGCGAAAGAAGAGCTGTCCAAAACTTTTAATCGTGTTCCAACGATTAATGAAATAGCTCAACATTTAGATCTTTCACCGGAAGAAGTTGTAATGGCCCAAGAAGCGAGTCGGGCTCCTTCTTCGATTCATGAGACGGTATATGAAAATGATGGTGATCCAATTACCCTGCTTGATCAAATTGCCGACCAAAATGAAACCAAATGGTTTGATAAGATCGCATTGAAAGAGGCTATTAGAGAGCTTGACGAACGAGAGAGACTCATTGTGTTTTTAAGATATTATAAAGATCAAACGCAATCAGAAGTAGCTGATCGTTTAGGAATATCGCAAGTTCAGGTCTCTAGACTAGAAAAAAAAATATTGCAAACAATGAAAGAGAGCATGGACCTAACATAG
- the spoIIAB gene encoding anti-sigma F factor: MKNAMSLQFSALSQNESFARVTVAAFIAQLDPTMDELTEIKTVISEAVTNSIIHGYENNPSGTVFISVVLEESMVDVIIRDEGMGIQDVEEARQPLFTTKPDLERSGMGFTIMENFMDEVEIESHPGKGTVVRLKKLLAKSKAICN; the protein is encoded by the coding sequence ATGAAGAATGCAATGAGTTTACAATTTAGTGCACTTAGTCAAAATGAATCTTTTGCTCGTGTCACCGTCGCAGCATTTATTGCTCAACTTGATCCGACTATGGATGAATTAACAGAAATAAAGACCGTAATTTCGGAAGCCGTGACTAATTCCATCATTCACGGGTATGAAAATAACCCTAGTGGTACGGTTTTTATTTCTGTAGTTTTGGAGGAGTCTATGGTGGATGTCATCATTCGTGATGAAGGAATGGGCATTCAAGATGTAGAAGAAGCTCGTCAGCCACTCTTTACTACAAAACCTGATTTAGAGCGTTCAGGGATGGGCTTTACGATTATGGAGAACTTTATGGACGAAGTGGAAATCGAGTCACACCCCGGAAAAGGTACCGTAGTCCGTCTGAAGAAGCTACTTGCGAAAAGTAAAGCGATATGCAATTAA
- the spoIIAA gene encoding anti-sigma F factor antagonist produces the protein MSLTIDFEIKGKMESVLLVRLRGELDHHTADTLREQATDIIEKYDIHHIILNLEKLSFMDSSGLGVILGRYKQIKQKNGEMVVCAISPSVKRLFDLSGLFKIIRMEPSEENALQRLGVA, from the coding sequence GTGAGTCTGACAATTGATTTTGAAATAAAGGGCAAAATGGAGAGTGTCTTATTAGTGCGGTTACGAGGTGAACTTGATCACCACACGGCCGATACATTAAGAGAACAAGCGACTGATATTATCGAAAAGTATGATATTCATCACATTATTCTTAATCTTGAAAAACTGTCATTTATGGACAGTTCTGGTCTTGGTGTGATTTTAGGGAGATATAAACAAATTAAACAAAAAAATGGAGAAATGGTTGTTTGTGCCATCTCACCTTCAGTCAAGAGATTATTTGATCTGTCCGGCTTATTCAAAATTATTCGAATGGAGCCTTCAGAAGAAAATGCTCTACAAAGATTGGGGGTAGCGTGA
- a CDS encoding D-alanyl-D-alanine carboxypeptidase family protein, with protein MKRLFIMFMVALFSLGVVVPLTEAQENNAEIANVAKSAVLIERDTGAVLYEKNSHEQLAPASMTKIMTMILIMDALDREQIKWEDTVRTSEYAASMGGSQIFLEPGEEMTVKKMLEGIAIGSANDASVAMAEFIAGSEENFVQKMNEKVAELGLKDTQFQNPTGLPAKEHYSSSHDMAMMAKELLKYPDITTFTGTYEAYLRENTDKKFWLVNTNKLVRFYPGVDGLKTGFTNEAKYCLTATAKKGDMRVIAVVFGAPTPKDRNAEVTKMLDYAFNQYTTHPLYEKDKELAHLTISKGAKKKVSVITSESISLLTKKGEKLEEIEEKISLSQLKAPIVKGEVVGKLTIKKDGKVLSESSLVAKENVAEAKWWQLYKRSFGMFSKSSK; from the coding sequence ATGAAGCGTTTATTTATAATGTTTATGGTTGCATTATTTAGTTTGGGTGTTGTGGTTCCTCTAACCGAAGCCCAAGAAAATAATGCAGAAATTGCAAATGTTGCGAAGTCCGCTGTTTTAATTGAGCGAGACACAGGAGCGGTGTTATATGAAAAAAATAGTCATGAGCAACTTGCCCCCGCTTCCATGACGAAAATTATGACCATGATTCTCATAATGGATGCACTGGATCGAGAGCAAATCAAATGGGAAGATACAGTTAGAACAAGTGAGTATGCAGCTAGTATGGGAGGATCGCAAATCTTTTTGGAACCAGGAGAAGAGATGACGGTGAAGAAGATGCTAGAAGGGATAGCCATTGGATCGGCAAATGATGCCTCAGTCGCTATGGCAGAGTTTATCGCTGGTAGTGAGGAAAATTTTGTTCAAAAGATGAATGAAAAAGTAGCAGAGCTTGGGTTAAAGGATACTCAATTTCAAAATCCAACGGGTTTACCTGCTAAGGAACATTATAGTTCCTCGCATGATATGGCTATGATGGCGAAGGAATTATTGAAATACCCTGACATCACCACCTTTACAGGAACGTATGAAGCCTATTTACGTGAAAATACAGATAAAAAGTTTTGGCTCGTGAATACGAATAAACTTGTGAGGTTTTATCCAGGAGTAGATGGGTTGAAAACAGGGTTTACAAATGAAGCGAAGTACTGTTTGACAGCCACAGCTAAAAAAGGCGATATGCGCGTAATTGCAGTGGTATTCGGAGCACCAACCCCAAAGGATAGAAATGCGGAAGTGACAAAAATGTTAGATTATGCATTTAATCAATATACAACTCATCCCCTCTATGAAAAAGACAAAGAATTAGCCCACCTAACTATCTCCAAGGGGGCCAAAAAGAAGGTATCAGTAATCACTAGTGAATCCATCTCTCTTCTAACGAAAAAGGGAGAAAAGCTAGAGGAAATTGAAGAAAAAATATCGCTATCGCAACTAAAAGCTCCAATTGTAAAGGGAGAAGTAGTAGGAAAGTTAACGATAAAAAAGGATGGGAAAGTATTAAGCGAAAGTTCGTTGGTCGCAAAAGAGAATGTAGCGGAAGCAAAATGGTGGCAACTATATAAACGATCTTTCGGTATGTTTTCGAAATCAAGTAAATAG
- a CDS encoding pyrimidine-nucleoside phosphorylase, with amino-acid sequence MRMVDLIEKKRDGGELSTEEIQQIITGYTDGSIPDYQVSALTMAIFFKGMSERERADLTMAMVESGDQIDLAAIEGIKVDKHSTGGVGDTTTLVLGPLVAAVGVPVAKMSGRGLGHTGGTIDKLEAVKGFHVEIENDEFIRLVNENKIAVIGQSGNLTPADKKLYSLRDVTATVNSIPLIASSIMSKKIAAGADAIVLDVKTGAGAFMKSLDDSRDLATAMVNIGNNVGRKTMAVISDMSQPLGFMIGNALEVKEAIDTLKGEGPEDLTELCLTLGSHMVFLAEKASTLEEAREKLETAMKDGTALQAFKVFLESQGGDGSLIDHPENLPQAKYKVDLPAKETGYVSEIVADEVGTAAMLLGAGRATKDSIIDLAVGLELKKKIGDKVNEGDALVTIYSNQEDLEEVKTKLYESITISKDQVPAPTLVHEEITL; translated from the coding sequence ATGAGAATGGTAGACTTAATTGAAAAAAAACGTGATGGTGGAGAACTTTCTACGGAAGAAATACAGCAAATTATTACTGGTTATACAGATGGGTCGATCCCGGATTACCAGGTAAGCGCCCTAACCATGGCTATTTTCTTTAAAGGGATGAGTGAAAGAGAGCGAGCAGATTTAACCATGGCCATGGTTGAATCAGGCGATCAAATAGATCTAGCTGCAATTGAAGGAATTAAAGTCGACAAACACTCAACAGGTGGGGTTGGCGATACAACAACTCTTGTTCTTGGGCCACTTGTAGCTGCCGTGGGAGTACCCGTTGCTAAAATGAGCGGACGTGGATTAGGCCATACTGGTGGGACTATTGATAAGTTAGAAGCAGTCAAAGGATTTCATGTGGAAATTGAAAATGATGAATTTATTCGACTTGTGAATGAAAATAAAATTGCGGTCATCGGGCAAAGTGGAAATTTAACGCCAGCTGATAAAAAGTTATATTCGTTGCGTGATGTCACTGCCACAGTTAATAGCATTCCGTTAATCGCTTCCTCCATTATGAGTAAGAAAATTGCGGCGGGAGCAGATGCAATTGTGTTGGATGTGAAAACAGGCGCAGGTGCGTTTATGAAAAGCTTAGATGATTCCCGTGATCTAGCAACCGCAATGGTGAATATTGGGAATAATGTTGGTCGTAAAACCATGGCTGTTATTTCTGATATGAGCCAACCACTTGGGTTTATGATTGGGAATGCCCTTGAGGTCAAAGAAGCGATTGATACGCTTAAAGGAGAAGGACCAGAAGACTTAACTGAATTATGTTTGACACTTGGTAGTCACATGGTATTCTTAGCAGAAAAAGCTTCAACTTTGGAAGAAGCAAGGGAAAAACTAGAAACCGCAATGAAGGATGGCACAGCTCTTCAAGCCTTTAAAGTGTTCTTAGAATCACAAGGTGGAGATGGGTCTCTAATAGACCACCCTGAAAATCTTCCACAAGCAAAGTACAAAGTTGATCTTCCTGCGAAAGAAACAGGCTATGTTTCCGAAATTGTCGCAGATGAAGTGGGAACAGCTGCAATGCTACTAGGTGCAGGACGTGCAACCAAGGATTCAATCATTGATTTAGCAGTAGGCCTAGAATTGAAGAAGAAAATTGGGGATAAAGTAAACGAAGGTGACGCTCTGGTGACGATTTACAGTAACCAAGAAGACCTAGAAGAAGTGAAAACAAAATTGTATGAAAGTATTACCATTTCAAAAGATCAAGTCCCAGCTCCAACACTTGTTCATGAAGAAATCACACTATAG
- a CDS encoding purine-nucleoside phosphorylase encodes MNFEKIESAANYLNEKTTVAPKIGLILGSGLGVLAEEIENPVKIPYDEIPDFPVSTVEGHAGQLVFGELSGQPVVAMQGRFHFYEGYSFDQVTFPVRVMKQLGVNSLIVTNAAGGVNESFEPGDLMIITDHINNMGGNPLIGRNDSRLGVRFPDMSEAYTKSLQKLAREVAEKLSIKVREGIYLGNTGPIYETPAEVRLARVLGGDAVGMSTVPEVIVARHGGMNVLGISCISNMAAGILDQPLTHDEVIETTEKVRSNFLSYVKEIVKSI; translated from the coding sequence ATGAATTTTGAAAAAATTGAAAGTGCAGCAAATTACCTAAATGAAAAAACAACGGTAGCACCCAAAATCGGTTTAATACTTGGATCAGGACTTGGAGTATTGGCAGAAGAGATTGAAAATCCAGTTAAAATTCCCTATGATGAGATTCCAGACTTTCCTGTCTCAACGGTTGAAGGTCATGCAGGTCAATTAGTATTCGGAGAATTATCGGGTCAACCTGTTGTGGCGATGCAAGGACGTTTTCATTTTTATGAAGGATATTCCTTTGATCAAGTAACTTTTCCTGTGCGAGTGATGAAACAATTAGGAGTAAATTCATTAATAGTGACCAATGCCGCTGGTGGTGTGAATGAAAGCTTTGAACCAGGAGATCTAATGATTATTACCGACCATATTAACAATATGGGCGGAAATCCATTGATTGGACGAAATGACTCGAGACTTGGAGTGCGCTTCCCAGATATGTCCGAAGCTTATACGAAATCGCTTCAAAAATTAGCGAGAGAAGTTGCTGAAAAACTGTCTATCAAAGTGAGAGAAGGAATCTATCTAGGTAATACAGGTCCAATTTACGAAACACCTGCTGAAGTTCGACTCGCTCGCGTGCTAGGGGGAGATGCAGTAGGAATGTCGACTGTTCCCGAAGTCATTGTGGCGCGTCACGGTGGAATGAATGTCTTGGGTATTTCTTGTATATCGAATATGGCGGCAGGGATATTAGATCAGCCCTTAACACATGATGAAGTAATTGAAACAACCGAAAAGGTAAGAAGCAATTTTCTATCCTATGTGAAAGAAATTGTAAAATCTATATAA
- the deoB gene encoding phosphopentomutase, with protein MSESTYKRVHLIVMDSVGIGEAPDAAAFNDVGSDTLGHIADHMKGLTMPNMEKLGLSNIREIAGIQKAESPLAYFTKMEEASVGKDTMTGHWEIMGLNIQKPFKVYPEGFPKELLDELEERTGRKIIGNKPASGTEILDELGEEHMKTGAIIVYTSADPVLQIAAHEEIVPLEELYDICKIAREITNREEFLVGRIIARPFIGEPGNFQRTTNRHDYALKPFERTVMNELKDKGLDVIAIGKISDIYNDEGVTESIRTKSNMDGMDKTISVFDKDFMGLSFVNLVDFDALFGHRRNPQGYGEALEEFDARLPEVFEKMTEDDLLIITADHGNDPTAPGTDHTREYVPLLVYSPRMNAGKELPVRKTFADIGATVAENFNVKMPEFGTSFLKDIK; from the coding sequence ATGAGTGAATCTACATATAAACGAGTTCATTTAATTGTGATGGATTCGGTTGGTATTGGAGAAGCGCCAGACGCTGCCGCATTTAATGATGTGGGCTCAGATACATTAGGTCATATTGCTGATCATATGAAAGGGCTTACGATGCCTAATATGGAAAAGCTAGGTCTTTCTAATATCCGTGAAATTGCCGGAATTCAAAAAGCAGAATCACCACTAGCATATTTTACGAAAATGGAAGAAGCTTCAGTTGGAAAAGACACGATGACTGGACACTGGGAAATCATGGGCCTCAATATTCAAAAGCCATTTAAAGTGTACCCAGAAGGATTTCCAAAAGAGTTGCTTGATGAGCTAGAAGAGAGAACGGGTCGAAAGATTATCGGTAATAAACCGGCAAGTGGGACCGAAATTTTAGACGAGCTTGGGGAAGAGCATATGAAAACAGGCGCAATTATCGTGTACACATCGGCAGATCCTGTTTTACAAATTGCTGCACACGAAGAAATTGTTCCTCTAGAAGAACTATACGATATTTGTAAAATTGCACGCGAAATTACGAATCGCGAAGAATTCCTAGTTGGTCGAATTATCGCTCGTCCATTTATTGGTGAACCAGGAAATTTCCAACGAACTACGAATCGACATGATTATGCCTTAAAACCTTTCGAACGTACGGTCATGAATGAATTAAAGGATAAAGGTTTAGATGTAATAGCAATCGGAAAAATATCAGATATATATAATGATGAAGGAGTGACAGAGTCCATTCGCACGAAGTCAAACATGGATGGAATGGACAAAACAATATCCGTCTTTGATAAGGATTTTATGGGCTTAAGTTTTGTCAATCTAGTTGATTTTGATGCTTTGTTTGGTCATCGTCGCAATCCGCAAGGATACGGAGAGGCGCTAGAAGAATTTGATGCCAGACTTCCTGAAGTGTTCGAAAAAATGACCGAAGACGATCTTCTCATTATTACAGCCGATCACGGAAATGACCCAACCGCGCCTGGAACGGATCACACACGTGAATACGTTCCATTACTGGTCTACTCACCACGAATGAATGCAGGGAAAGAACTTCCTGTAAGAAAAACCTTTGCGGATATTGGAGCAACAGTTGCGGAAAACTTTAATGTGAAAATGCCTGAATTTGGTACAAGCTTTTTAAAGGATATAAAGTGA
- the xerD gene encoding site-specific tyrosine recombinase XerD gives MENRLKDFMHFLIVERGLSHNTVISYERDLNNYLIFIQNVEKITSLNDISRMNIVQFLSFLNDQGKSAKTAARHIASIRSFHQFLLREKVTEQDPSVHIDSPHLERKLPKILNLEEVETLLDAPDIGTPIGLRDQAMLEILYATGMRVSELISLNMEDVHLTMGFVRCFGKGNKERIIPLGSKAIEVVTTYLEEGRPKLRRLKYKTDALFLNHHGNKLTRQGFWKILKGLAKKARIEKELTPHTLRHSFATHLLENGADLRAVQEMLGHADISTTQIYTHVTKTRLKEVYSKFHPRA, from the coding sequence ATAGATTGAAGGATTTTATGCATTTTTTAATTGTGGAAAGAGGATTATCGCATAATACCGTGATTTCCTATGAGCGTGATTTAAATAACTATCTAATCTTTATCCAAAATGTGGAGAAAATTACATCGTTAAATGATATCTCGAGAATGAATATTGTCCAATTCTTAAGTTTTTTAAACGATCAAGGTAAATCAGCGAAGACAGCTGCGCGTCACATCGCTTCGATTCGGTCTTTTCATCAATTTTTATTAAGAGAAAAGGTAACAGAACAAGATCCTTCTGTACATATCGACAGTCCGCATTTAGAACGAAAATTACCTAAAATATTGAATCTTGAAGAAGTGGAAACATTATTAGACGCGCCAGACATCGGGACTCCGATCGGTTTACGTGATCAAGCCATGTTGGAGATTTTGTATGCAACGGGTATGAGGGTAAGTGAGTTAATCTCACTTAATATGGAAGACGTTCATTTAACGATGGGGTTTGTTCGTTGTTTTGGAAAAGGAAATAAAGAAAGAATCATTCCCCTTGGAAGCAAAGCAATTGAAGTAGTGACGACCTATTTGGAAGAGGGGCGCCCTAAATTAAGGAGACTAAAGTATAAAACGGATGCATTATTTTTAAATCATCATGGAAATAAATTGACTCGACAGGGTTTTTGGAAAATACTGAAGGGTTTAGCCAAAAAAGCAAGAATCGAGAAAGAACTAACTCCTCATACATTACGTCATTCCTTTGCAACACATTTGCTCGAGAACGGTGCTGATTTAAGAGCGGTACAAGAAATGTTAGGGCACGCAGATATATCAACGACGCAAATCTATACTCATGTAACGAAAACCAGATTAAAAGAAGTTTATTCTAAATTTCATCCAAGAGCGTGA